From Oceanicaulis alexandrii DSM 11625, one genomic window encodes:
- a CDS encoding glycine C-acetyltransferase, translating to MSQSFYDRLTETLAEIDADGLYKRERTITSQQYSEIDVRGTDGTERHVLNFCANNYLGLANRPELIDAAKTALDRYGYGVASVRFICGAQEVHKELEAAIADFTGQEDAILYAAAFDANGGLFEPLLGPEDAIISDALNHASIIDGVRLCKAKRYRYANSDMNDLEAQLKQARKDGARTILIVTDGVFSMDGYIADLKSICDLADKYDALTMVDDCHAHGFMGAKGRGTHEHCGVMGRIDIITGTLGKALGGAMGGFTAAKKPVIDILRQRSRPYLFSNSLAPAIAGASLKALEMVREGDDLRARLFDNAKRFRAGMTDAGFDLLPGEHPIIPVMLGDAALSQKMADKLMEEGVYVIGFFYPVVPKGKARIRTQMSAAHTPEMIDRAVAAFTKVGKELGVV from the coding sequence ATGTCCCAGAGCTTTTATGACCGCCTGACTGAAACCCTCGCCGAGATCGATGCGGACGGGCTGTACAAGCGCGAGCGCACCATCACCTCGCAGCAGTATTCCGAGATCGATGTGCGCGGGACAGACGGGACCGAGCGCCATGTTCTGAATTTCTGCGCGAATAACTATCTCGGCCTCGCCAACCGCCCCGAGCTGATCGACGCCGCCAAGACTGCGCTTGATCGCTACGGCTATGGCGTGGCGTCGGTTCGCTTCATCTGCGGCGCGCAGGAGGTCCACAAAGAGCTTGAAGCGGCCATCGCCGACTTCACCGGCCAGGAAGACGCCATTCTCTACGCAGCGGCGTTTGACGCCAATGGCGGCCTGTTCGAACCGCTTCTGGGCCCGGAAGACGCGATCATCTCCGACGCGCTGAACCACGCCTCGATCATTGACGGCGTGCGTCTGTGCAAGGCCAAGCGCTATCGCTACGCCAATTCGGACATGAATGATCTGGAAGCCCAGCTCAAACAGGCCCGCAAGGATGGCGCGCGCACGATTCTGATCGTCACGGACGGCGTGTTCTCCATGGACGGCTATATCGCGGATCTGAAGTCCATTTGCGATCTGGCGGACAAGTATGACGCCCTGACCATGGTCGATGATTGCCACGCCCATGGCTTCATGGGCGCGAAGGGCCGCGGCACCCACGAGCATTGCGGCGTCATGGGGCGGATCGACATCATCACCGGTACGCTGGGCAAGGCGCTCGGCGGCGCCATGGGCGGCTTCACGGCGGCGAAAAAGCCGGTGATCGACATTCTGCGCCAGCGCTCGCGCCCCTATCTGTTCTCCAACTCGCTGGCCCCGGCCATCGCAGGCGCCAGCCTGAAAGCGCTGGAGATGGTGCGCGAGGGCGATGATCTGCGCGCCCGGCTGTTTGACAACGCCAAGCGCTTCCGCGCCGGCATGACCGACGCCGGCTTTGATCTGCTGCCGGGTGAACACCCGATCATTCCGGTGATGCTGGGCGACGCCGCCCTGAGCCAGAAAATGGCGGACAAGCTGATGGAGGAGGGCGTCTACGTGATCGGCTTCTTCTATCCGGTGGTGCCCAAGGGCAAGGCCCGCATCCGCACCCAGATGAGCGCCGCGCATACGCCCGAGATGATCGACCGCGCCGTCGCCGCCTTCACCAAGGTCGGTAAAGAGCTTGGTGTTGTCTGA
- a CDS encoding amidohydrolase family protein, which produces MSFTSLAFTVMAALAAASTDDLVIRNVTLASPEQDAALEGRWVRITDGRIVEVSANPIEVHEGDTVLDGQGRFLAPGLTDSHHHVSFVPGMGAAGMPPATDHPDLVAAYMTQQPRSLLYHGVTQVLDPAPLTGWEGFTDQPQHPDLLRCGEVPGPHDGYPINQRSGDHPASAYPYDIAAPDEAAPVIARMQADGAVCVKIYLEDGFGAASDWPLMSDETLDAIKAEAQARNMPVLVHANAIDMYQIALDHGVGVMAHGLWNWQWPEGEPPVVETLDRVIESETGYMPTLRVMAGLADHVRPGTLDNPDLAPVTPASLMTFYREGGADWFADELASDFPADMPRDEIADIFGFGVQRGQRALAYLHGEGHPVMLASDCPGSPTAINQPGLCTLLEMEAMAEAGMSAAEIFRSGTLTIAAQFGLEAEYGQIAPGYVANLVLLGSDPFESVAAWRDIETVVLRGEVIARDSLQAR; this is translated from the coding sequence ATGTCTTTTACCTCACTCGCGTTCACCGTAATGGCTGCTCTGGCGGCGGCCTCGACGGACGATCTCGTCATACGCAACGTCACCCTCGCCAGTCCGGAACAGGACGCAGCGCTTGAAGGGCGATGGGTGCGCATCACAGACGGCCGGATCGTCGAGGTCAGCGCCAATCCCATAGAGGTCCATGAAGGCGACACCGTGCTGGACGGGCAGGGCCGGTTCCTCGCCCCCGGGCTGACAGACAGCCATCACCATGTCTCCTTCGTGCCGGGCATGGGCGCTGCAGGCATGCCGCCAGCAACCGATCATCCTGATCTTGTCGCCGCCTATATGACGCAGCAGCCGCGCAGCCTGCTCTATCATGGCGTGACGCAAGTGCTCGATCCGGCCCCGCTGACAGGCTGGGAGGGTTTCACCGATCAGCCCCAACATCCTGATCTGCTGCGCTGTGGCGAGGTTCCCGGACCGCATGACGGCTATCCGATCAACCAGCGGTCCGGCGATCATCCTGCAAGCGCCTATCCCTATGACATCGCTGCGCCGGACGAGGCGGCGCCCGTTATCGCGCGCATGCAGGCGGACGGCGCTGTCTGTGTGAAAATCTATCTGGAAGACGGTTTCGGCGCGGCCAGCGACTGGCCGCTGATGAGCGATGAAACCCTGGACGCGATCAAGGCCGAAGCCCAAGCGCGCAATATGCCGGTTCTGGTCCACGCCAACGCCATCGACATGTATCAGATCGCGCTCGATCACGGCGTGGGCGTCATGGCGCACGGCTTGTGGAACTGGCAATGGCCCGAGGGCGAACCGCCCGTGGTGGAGACGCTGGATCGGGTGATTGAGAGTGAGACCGGATATATGCCCACCTTGCGCGTGATGGCGGGGCTGGCCGATCATGTGCGCCCCGGAACGCTCGACAATCCCGATCTCGCGCCGGTCACGCCTGCCTCCCTGATGACGTTCTATCGTGAGGGTGGGGCGGACTGGTTCGCTGATGAGCTGGCGTCTGATTTTCCCGCCGATATGCCCAGAGACGAGATCGCCGACATTTTCGGCTTCGGCGTGCAGCGCGGCCAACGCGCGCTCGCCTATCTGCACGGTGAGGGCCATCCCGTGATGCTGGCGAGCGACTGTCCTGGCAGTCCGACCGCCATCAATCAGCCCGGTCTGTGCACGCTGCTTGAGATGGAGGCGATGGCGGAAGCGGGGATGAGCGCGGCGGAGATTTTCCGCTCAGGCACGCTCACGATCGCTGCTCAGTTCGGTCTCGAGGCGGAGTATGGCCAGATTGCGCCGGGCTATGTCGCCAATCTGGTCCTGCTGGGCTCAGACCCCTTTGAGAGCGTCGCCGCCTGGCGGGACATCGAGACGGTGGTCCTGCGCGGCGAGGTGATCGCACGCGACAGCTTGCAGGCGCGCTAA
- a CDS encoding thiamine pyrophosphate-dependent enzyme — protein MPSRTGAQHLIAALSANGVERIYGVPGESYLAALDALVEVDIPFIQCRHEAGAANMAEAHGKLTGRPGICFVTRGPGATQAAVGVHTALQDSTPMILLVGQVRREDEGREAFQELDYAQAFAGLAKAAFEIRDPARVPEMMMRAFALAMNGRPGPVVVGLPEDMLTEIADAPEAAALVPARSEVSAETAHEIAAMIDAAERPVMMVGGPGWRDEDREALHDFAVRANCPILTSFRVKHLFDNAHSHYGGEAGIGACPAVVTALREADLIVAVGPRLGEMTTQSYDLFDVPEGVADRLVHIHPGGEELGRVYRPKLAVTAQAGPALSAISAAAKSGNAAARADWVKQCRAAYDAWIEPVEVTGDVNPSIIWRETSDKLGGQAIMTNGAGNFAAWLHRYWVHRCCPSQLAPTSGAMGYGLPAAIAAKLHCPDRPVIAVCGDGDFMMAAPELATAVQHGANIVVCVFDNGAYGTIRMHQERAYPGRVSGTDLSNPDFKLMAEACGCAGYFVDRTEDFADALDQALNAGKPALIHVKQSLADIAPGKTLTLS, from the coding sequence ATGCCTTCACGCACTGGCGCCCAGCACCTAATCGCCGCTTTGTCCGCCAATGGCGTTGAGCGAATTTATGGTGTTCCTGGTGAGAGTTATCTGGCGGCCCTTGATGCATTGGTTGAAGTGGATATTCCCTTTATCCAGTGCCGTCACGAAGCCGGGGCCGCCAATATGGCTGAAGCCCATGGCAAGCTGACCGGGCGTCCGGGCATTTGTTTCGTGACACGGGGGCCCGGCGCCACCCAGGCCGCTGTCGGGGTCCACACGGCGCTTCAGGACTCAACGCCGATGATCTTGCTGGTCGGACAGGTCCGCCGTGAGGATGAAGGGCGTGAGGCGTTTCAGGAGCTCGATTATGCGCAGGCCTTTGCGGGGCTCGCCAAGGCGGCGTTCGAGATCCGCGATCCCGCTCGTGTGCCTGAAATGATGATGCGCGCCTTTGCGCTCGCCATGAACGGGCGGCCTGGACCGGTCGTCGTGGGCTTGCCTGAAGATATGCTGACCGAGATCGCTGACGCGCCCGAGGCTGCGGCTTTGGTTCCGGCGCGCAGCGAAGTCTCCGCCGAGACAGCGCATGAAATCGCCGCGATGATCGACGCGGCCGAGCGCCCTGTGATGATGGTGGGCGGGCCGGGCTGGCGCGATGAAGACCGTGAGGCGCTGCATGATTTCGCGGTTCGCGCCAATTGCCCCATCCTGACAAGTTTCCGCGTCAAGCACCTGTTTGATAATGCTCATTCCCATTATGGCGGTGAGGCGGGCATTGGCGCATGCCCGGCCGTCGTGACGGCTTTGCGCGAAGCGGACCTGATCGTCGCGGTCGGCCCGCGCCTGGGGGAGATGACCACGCAGAGCTATGATCTGTTCGACGTTCCCGAAGGCGTGGCGGATCGTCTGGTTCACATTCATCCGGGCGGGGAAGAGCTGGGCCGTGTGTATCGCCCGAAACTGGCCGTCACCGCCCAGGCCGGTCCTGCGCTGAGTGCGATCAGCGCCGCGGCCAAGTCTGGCAACGCAGCCGCTCGCGCTGACTGGGTCAAGCAATGCCGCGCCGCCTATGACGCCTGGATCGAACCGGTTGAGGTGACGGGTGATGTGAACCCGTCGATCATCTGGCGCGAAACGTCAGACAAGCTCGGCGGTCAGGCGATCATGACCAATGGTGCGGGCAATTTTGCGGCCTGGCTGCATCGCTATTGGGTGCACCGGTGCTGCCCCAGCCAGCTCGCGCCGACTTCGGGCGCCATGGGCTATGGCCTGCCGGCTGCGATCGCCGCGAAGCTGCATTGCCCGGATCGTCCGGTGATCGCGGTGTGCGGAGATGGCGATTTCATGATGGCGGCGCCGGAGCTGGCGACGGCCGTCCAGCATGGCGCGAACATCGTGGTGTGTGTCTTTGACAATGGCGCCTATGGCACCATCCGCATGCACCAGGAGCGCGCCTATCCGGGCCGGGTCAGCGGGACGGATCTCTCCAATCCTGATTTCAAACTGATGGCGGAAGCGTGCGGCTGCGCGGGCTATTTCGTCGACAGGACCGAAGACTTCGCTGACGCTCTGGATCAGGCTTTGAACGCGGGCAAGCCCGCCCTGATCCATGTCAAACAGAGCCTGGCTGACATTGCGCCGGGCAAGACGCTCACACTGAGCTAA